In Cryptococcus gattii WM276 chromosome B, complete sequence, the DNA window CGCCGAGTACTACTACTGCTGCGCTTCTTTCGGCGTCGAACACCCTGGAGGATTTCACTCGTATCTTTGGGCATATAGAAGAAGATCGGGTCGGATTGCAAATGGATGGACAAACTATTCAGCCTTATACCATCCATAGTGTGTCTGCAGTCCCAGGAGCCGATATACCGGGACTGAACGCAGAAACCGAGTTGATGGATTGGTTAAATGGTAGCTGCAGCCTTGACGAAGTAGGTAGCCCGCTATACGATTGACTTAAGACTAATACTCGTCCTTCTAGTCTACACTCCAACTATGGGCTGCTGATTGTCTAGCAGTACCAACTACCCAAACATTCAACGCCTTCGACTCTCTCAACAGCCTGTTGCAACCTACACCGCCATCGCATGATCACGTCGAAGCTTCTCATCCGGCCCCATCGCATCATCCCTCTGAATCTCAGCCACCTCGACCGACTTCTCGTCCTGGATCCGCTCGTCAGTCCCCTCCACATTTTCACTCCCCATCTCGACGCAGTGATCGAGCCACTCCTACTAGCCAATCCCAAACCGCCCTCTTACACTATTTCCACGACTCTCTGGCTCGGCTTGTTTCATGTACCGAGGATGCCTCCTCAAATGCTTTTGAAGCATTTACAAAGCTTTCAAATATGACCGCTGGGCAAGGAGCAGCCGGTCAAGGTTTACATCTGTCTATTCTTGCCTGGGCAGCTCGACACGCTGTGAATAAAGGCCTTGTAAAGTATGAAGCGGCGAGTGAAAAGTTTAGTTCGCAGTCGACAACATTGGTGGATACCAGAATGAGAGATTTGTTTGATGGGGATGGTAATGAGAGAAGGAGCGGAGAGGTGCCAAGTCATGAAAAGGATAGAGAGTATATGACATTGCTGGCGGCTAATTTGATGCTAATGCAATTCAAGGTGAGTTTTTACTTTTACGCGCTGTGGATACGTTGTTTAAATGGTTGTAGATATGTCGTGGTGATGTATGGGGATTCGATACTGTGGTTCGACATCTTACCGTGCTGGTACCGTTTGTCTTTCGGACGGAGAACGATTTTCAAGCCGAGTCAATGCATCACCAGTTGTAAgttgatttttttttggaCTGAAACGCCTAATTCTAATGACTTGTAATGACTTATCAGCTTCGAGAATGTACTATATCATGACGTCCTGGTAAATATGAATTTCCCCTCAAAAAGAAGGATGCAATTGATCACTTTCGCAGGGCTCATTCATCCTCAATCGCGCCCCCATGatcccttcctccctcGTTAGCCATTACTGCAGCTCTAACCTTGAAGCTCTCAATACCCTTACTGGCGCCAGCTTACCTCTTTTCTCCACTATGCATCGTCTTGCAGCTCTAGTGCGACAACgaagggaaaggagaggTAAAGGATGGAGCGATGAAAACTTGTTTGATGCGTTACAGCGAGCAACAGAGCTGGAGAAGGACCTAACAaatgaaaaaaagagaCTTGATGCGCTTGTACTTGGTACGTCCTCTAATGTTTTGCTCTCATATTAGCCTAACCAGTGGATCTGGAAATGTAGCCAAACCACATGTCAAGCCCCACCGTTACCTGCACGAAGCATTCCGAACTACATGCCTGATCCAACTGCACCACGATGTCCTCTGCGAGCCCCCTTCATCTCTGCACATTCACCTCCTCGTCCGACAATCCCTTTCATTACTTGAAGCAATGATAGATCAGAGCTTGCCAGGATTATGCTCAGCTCACTGGGTGATCTTCCTGACGGCGTTGTGCTGTGTTGCCGGGGGACAGGATAAAGCAGAGTTGGACGACCGCGAGAGGGTAGAGAGGATATATGATGATATCTTGCAAGTCTGAATTCCGAAACTGACGCAGGACTGCGTGGCTGATTAAATGATTTGTTATGATAGACACGAGTACGGGTTTCTCAACGTTGAGCGATCACGAAAAATTGTCCATGAAGTCTGGGCAAGAAATCAGGGCGGGCAATTGCATATGGATTGGTTAGATCTTTTGGAAGAGTATGATTGGGAAATCTTTGTTGTCTGATTTACGCATGTAATCCTCTGTAATGTCCTTCTGTCGATCTCGTTGCCACATGAAGACCTCTTTTGTCTGTTCCATAATGATAAAGTCGATGCTTGCATATGCTGCACATTGTCAACCGCCTTTTCCATTTATTACTGCAGTTTAGCTTGCAGTGCGATTTCAACGAACACTCCATGATTCATGTTTTGAGTTGCACCTGTTTATGGCTGATCACACAACGAAACACGGTTACCAAATTATGCACTCGTAAGATCATTCCAAGCCCCATTTGAGCAGTCGAGATGGTTGTCTTCACCGACATCATGAAATACTTCCAACAAGCTTGCTCATACCTTTAATGGTAACGTCTTCTTTACCATTTTATCTCGTGAGCACCTTAACAAGTCTCCAGGAGGTGCAGTGCCAACAATGAAGCAATAGTGTAGAGCTGGACAGACCGTTATGATATAAGAATCTCCAATCTGCAGTGGCACAAGATGAGCCAAAATGGACTAAGGATCTAAGCCAGGGTAAAGAGTCAGGTAGTCTCTGTAAGGGGAGGGGGACGAGACGACAAGCATAGTAAGGGTGGAGACATACATGTCTAATACATTTGACAATTGATCCTTACGGGATCTTTCAAAGAATATGAAGAAAGCTTATATACAATCCAACTGCGCTGTTTACTTTTTTCCCACACACACACACATTGACGACAGTGACAGGGCCGCAATATGACTAAAATGATTCGACGCGTCCGCTCATGGCATGTAACGGAATCCAGGGGCATCGTCGGCATGGACATTGGTCTCGGCAATAAAGTCAGGTGCGGGAGGGCCCCCTTCAGCCTTATCCCTTTTCCTGTTCTCTCTCCAGATCAAACCTTGGTAGAGGAAAGTAAAGAGAGACCCTGCAATGGATAGCCCTAAAACGACGGCTGAACCCATCTTGTAGACCGGCTTGTCTCTAGCGGGGAACAGGTAGCCTGACCCAACACTTGATGAACAGTGTCAGCACGCGTCGAGACGCTGTGACAGCAATCGAAAACTTACGCTACGGCTTGAGCACATGACACGGCGAGAGGCACAGCCACGGCACGTCGAGATTCACTTCCCGCATTGTTGGCAGTCCAAGTGACGATTAATGGAGTTGCAACTGCAAACTTTAGTCAGTCGACCTTCCATGCTGATGGAATTGAGAAGAGCTTACTATAGTGACCGGTCTCACCGAGGACTAATGCAGCAATTCTTGCAGATCGGTTGGTGTAAGGAGCGCCGAGGTAGATTCCGAAAGCGACGATCGACAACCACCAGCCGAATTGTGTGGGCCATCCTCTGTTGCGGTATCTGTCCGAAATTATAGATGCGATGATCATGCACTTTGGACGGGTAATCAGTCAACGAGCTTGCCTTGATAGAGGACAGAACAAAGGACTTACCACAGCAGCGGACCCGTACGGAGCGAGAGTAGCAATCTGAGCGTTGGCGCCTTCGAAACCATTCTCCGACAAGAAGGTGGGAAGGAAGGCTGAGAACAGCGCACCGGTGATTTGCTGACACATGTTGATGAAGACAGCTAAGAGTGCAGATCAGCTGTGCTCGGGTGATTTTTCGGGACAGCTTGGGCTCGGAAGTTACACTTACGGACGATTTGTTGCCATCGGATGAAAGCGCCCTTGACATGTTTCCAGTTCACCCCATTGGATTCCGGGGCCATGGACAATGACCTTTCATAAATGACTAAAACCTGTTAGTCATGTTGGGAGCTAACAAGTTCAAGGGATGCAAAATTCACGATAGTCTTTCTGTCTCTGGGACAGCCATCGGCATCGGACAATGTCCTCTGGTAACATGATGAAAGCGATGACGGCGATCAAGAAGGTCGCTCCTCCCTCGATCAAAAAAAGGATTCGCCACGATTCGAGGTGCCGACTGTTTATGAATGACACACCGTATGCAATGATACCGTTGAAAAACCCGCTGTTTGAATGGGGAGAGGTACAGTCAGTCATGTTCACAGACGCTAAATATCTGCCTTGTGTGGAGGACTCACCCCATTGGGGCCATTGCAAGCCAAATACCCACTCGGGTGCCCAATTGACGTCGGGTGTAGAATCTCGAAAGGTAAACTTGAATAAGAGGCACGAAACCCGCCTCTAAATTTGAACTGTCAGCGCGGCGGTCTCATCTAGGATAGGTGCCATGTCAACTTACCTCCAAGACCAATTATAAAGCGACAAGCATAGGCACCGCTGAAGTTTCGCACTGCGGCAAAGCAAGTTGCAGCGATACCCCAGCAAAGCGCACAGATCGCCAGCAGTTTTGCCATCCTCGTTCGTTTACCCAACAGGGCAAGAGGCACCACTGTTGGAAAGTTAGTCAACATGCTGAAGGATAGAACCGTTGGTAAACGTACTGAATGGGGCGTAACTGACATAATACAAGGCATTCAGCAGGGCGTACTTATCGCCCGCCTTGTCGCCCCCAATGTCCTTGATCATTCCGAGTGTCTTCGCGTTCCCCAGATTACTCTTGTCAAGAGACGAGCATAGGTACATCAAGGTTAGGATGGGCAAAAGAGTGAAATCGAGCTATTTTTATTTCCCGTGAATCAGCTTCCCATACATTTTGCAGCATCATGTCATCGTTTAATCACCTTTGCCACCGTCTTGCGGATGAAAGCAGGTTCGTATTGGTCCCTGTTGGGATCCTCGACTGACTCAGCATCGCCCTCAATATGTTTTGTGTGATCCTTGTTATCTTGATATTGTGAGATATCGGTCATTTTGGAAGAAGTTATTAAGTGAATATCCGTGCGACCGTGTTTATTTGCTCGAATATCTTGATCCGGCTTTACTACTGTCTTATTCTTTGGTGGGAGTTTCCTAGATGGCTTCCATCTGTAACATTTATACAGTTTCTCAATGAAAATCCGTAGGGGCCCCCCGGGGTTATGATAATGAATCGGAACAGGCTCCGTGCATTCCCATGGGATGTCGGTACTTGCTGTCTAGGTTTCCTTGAGTTCGTTGGCGCTGTTCTTGCAATGTTCGAGTGGCTTGTGGAGAGGAAAGCTGGAAGGAGCCTGCAAAGTGAGAGTTCGGGAATTGGAGATCACATAATGGGTGAAAATATCGGAACGGTGCCGCTCCGTGTTGTTGCGATTGCCGCGCTGCGCCTTCATGATCGGCTGGGTTTTCTCGCGAGGGGATCCGCTTTGACACGTGAAACGGGAACCGTGACGAACCCGAACTTCATCCATTTCTGCATTGCTGCGCGGAATTATAGTTTGTACGATGGTATGCCGATAGGACTGGCTGGGGAGAAGTTATCTAGAAAAGGACCGCAAATGAGACGAGATGGTCTTGATCTGACATCTCTTTTCAGCTGCTTTTGTGTCTAGCTATAGCATTGACCTCAGCGAACTCAATAATTCCCAGTCAACATGGCAATCTCCCCCTCAATTAACGGACAAAACAACATTACCAATGGCCTTACAAACAGACATCAGGTAGATGGTAATAATGGTACCAGCGGAACTCATGCGAAGCCCAGAGTCTTCGCCCTCGATCCCCTGCATTCTGAAGCCTTGACGTTCGCTGAGAAGCATTTTGACCTTGTGCTTCCTGGTGATGAAGGGGCGGATCAATGGCGAGAGGAAGCCCAAGGCTTGCTGGTTCGAGGCTCATACGTCACGGCTGAAGACTTAGAACGAGCCGCTTCGACAAATGGCGGAAAATTGAAATACATCTCCAAGCAGGGCACCGGAGTGGACAAGATTGATACTGTGAATGCTAGGAAACTGGGAATTCCTGTCATGAATACCCCCGGAGTGAACGTGAGTAAAAGAAAATGTGTCTGTGAGGGTCATCCCTTTGACTCTTCTGCTTTCAGGCTCAGGCGGTTGCAGAACTTGCTTTCGGAATGATGCTATCGTGAGTGCTGCTATTGTCATACGAgcagaagatgaggatTGACCATTGTAGCTTGGCGAGGCAGACCCCCTCAATTGACCGCAGGATACGGAAGGGTGCCTCCGTGACGAAGCTAGACGGATGGAAGGGGCAAATGCTGTACGGAAAAACGCTGGGCGTGATCGGTGAGTGTATCACATCTGTTTCTATGCTTCGTGAAAACAGCTGAATTAACTGCTCCTTCAGGTGGTGGCAACATTGGCCTACTCGTCGCGAAAATGTTTGCTGGCGCATTCTCAGGAAAGATTGTGCTTTATGACCCATACCTCAAATCCCTAGACACCTGGCACGCGGCCATACCCAATACTTCAATCCACAAGGTCTTAGAGATTGACGAGCTCTTAACCACAAGCGATATTGTAACAATCCACGTCCCCCTTACTCCCTCGACGGAAAATATGATCTCGGCGTCCCAATTCAAGATCATGAAGCCAACTGCGATCCTGATCAATACTGCCCGAGGCGGCATCATCAATGAGGAAGATCTAGCCCAAGCGCTTCTTAACGAAGAGATCTTTGCAGCGGGGCTCGATGCTTTCAACTCGGAGCCACCGAACCTGGCGAGATATCCGGATTTGTGCGCGAGTGAGCGCGTGCTGATGCTGTGCGTGCTACGGAAGCTGCTGCAAAGTCAATGCTAACTCTCTTCTTAGGCCGCATATTGGAGCTGCATGCGAATCTGTTCAGCAGGCTACGTGCCTCGCGATGGTTCAAAATCTCGTCAATGCCTTTGAAGGCAAGGTGGAGAATCGGGTATGTTAAGAAGCTTTTAGGCTTCTGTTTGTACTACAGGTTAGGATGAAAATAGAGCTTCTTGAATTATCGATGTATCTTCTATGTCTCGCTCCTTCGAATGTCCTCCCGCTGTCATTATTCCATCCGGAACCTTAGCCGTATGATATCATATTCGCTATTATGCTAGACAAGCCAGCGATATCCACCGGCGATATCCGATAGGCACGGAGGAAGCTCCGAGGAGAGGCTTCTTCTTAAGTCAAGCCTACTAAATAGCCGCATGACAGGACTAATAAGTACGAATATCCCACTCTGTTAGCGGAACGGAACCCTCTCCGCGCGAGTCACCGTCGCTTTTATATGTTTATGTTCGGCCCGAAGCCCACGGGTCCGAAGTCCATGCATCGGAAGTCAATGCATATATGGTATGAATTCTTCGGGCGAGGTGAGACAGCAGTCATCAATACCTATCATAGGCCCTTTCCTCAACAAATTCACTGCCAAAGACGGCATGTCAAACTTTTATCCACCACCCAGGATCGTCACTGCGAGGGCCTTCTCCAGTGTTCCCACCACGCTCTGGTCGACTAAAACAAGCGATTGGCTCCCCGGTGATTTCATTCATTTTCGGTCCTCCCATGTGCACTTGCTGATCCAGATCTTGTTCAAGGCTCAGGTTTACCTCCGAAAATCTTTCTTGAGGGTCCGACGACCGATACTCAGGGAAATCTATTCGTGACTGATGTCCCCTACGGTCGGATACTGCGGTGTGAACTGAAAAGCCAGGTGTGGGAAGTATTGGCAGATTACGAAGGGGAAGCAAGCGGACTGGCATTAAATGACGAGGGGTACTTGATTGTCGCGGATTACAAGAATGGTCTGGTGAGTCAGGGTAGGCTAAGTACTCCAAGAACGGAGACCCGAAAACTTATTCCCCAGTAGATGAAATGTGATCCGAAAACCGGAAAAGTTGACCCGATTCTGCTGAGAAGGAATATGGAGCGTTTCAAAGGAACAAACGACGTGATCGTAGCCAGGAACGGTGACATCTGTGCGCAAATCCTCCTCTCATTTTACTGGAATAGGCTGATTGATTTGCGTTTCCGTTCAGATTTCACGGACCAGGGTCAAACGGGCATGACGGATCAGACGGGCTTGGTGTACCGCTTGTCTCCCACCGGAAAACTGGATACGCTCCTACAGAACGGTATCAGCCCAAATGGACTTGTGTTAAACCCCGAGGAGACTGTGAGTCTTTTGGACGATGAAGGCTAGGATGGGGTGTTGATAAGAGTCAGGTCCTGTACGTCGCAATGACGAGGGATAACAGCGTATGGCGACTACCATTGCACGCGGATGGTACAACGACCAAAGCTGGAAAATTCTGTATGTctcatttttttttttcacCTCATCGCATTGCTTACTGATCCCATTCAGTCACCTCATTCGGGATCGCAGGACCTGACGGGCTGACAGTCGATGAGGAAGGCAACCTGTTCATCTGCCATCCTTCACTTCTGTCAATATTCGTCGTTACGAAGCATGGTATCCCTCTAGCACGAATCGTTCCGCCAGTAGGACATGGCACCAGTGTGACAAACTGCATCTTTGGCAGTACGGAAGAGGATAGCAATAGGCTATACTTTACTGACAGTACGGTTGGCAGAATCTGTTACGTCGATTGGCACTGCAAGGGCACTACGCCCCTTCGTGCGTCGGCGAGGTGACCTGACTGTTGTATAATTAAGATGGTCTTCGAGGACCCTATGTAGTAGGTACATTATGAGCGCATTGCTTGATGCATACTTGTCCCAAAAGACGTCCTCGTGTGTAGCCTAAATACGACACGCAAAACAAGCCGTGCTTAGCCGAAAGACAGCTCTGCAGTCGAATCCAGAGGACCAAAGACAGAAGCGACTGCCCTCGCCCAATCATCATTCGACAGTTCCCCCAGAGGATGCAGCAAGAATGGATCGAAAGGATTCTCCATCGCCATCAAACCATTCATCGCATTTCCTGCTCCGCTGGATGTACCACTTCCACCGCTGTTATCATTTGGGATGCTCATTGCGGACCTAACCCCTCCCGCTTGAGCCGCCTGCCATGTTTCACTGGTGTTCAACGGTGGCATAGATGAGTCGATATGTCTGGAGTGATTATTTGGCGCAGTCGGCGACGAGGGGCGAGATAAGAGATCCCACGGGGCGTGGGACGACAGTTGCCGAATCATTTGTTCTGATACCGCTTCCCAGGTATTGCGTATAGACACCGTGCCAGGAGTCAGCGCTGAAAGCGTTAATCATTTTAGCTTGCAATTGGGCAGCATATTGACTGTGCAAGGAGTTACTCACCAGCTAAACCTTCCATCACGCTCGTACAGACTTGCATGTCCAGCAAGGCATCGATGTAAGATGGTACAAGCCGCCATCCATTTCGATATCCCTGCCAGAGCGAATTGAGGTAT includes these proteins:
- a CDS encoding Transcriptional activator, putative (Similar to TIGR gene model, INSD accession AAW40634.1), which translates into the protein MSPQQREPSPGLLASPVTPVNVSTSITNANSAATSSASGAPQAVSESSANGSQPLSPGRKRRKVTRSRLGCLTCRKRRKLCDMTKPICQACTRLKIECSWPSETTSKPPRSSSQRQSQTPTISESPSVPPTNLDNMSHSISPYMSHGPTSAILPHLYTPSRAPAPSTTTAALLSASNTLEDFTRIFGHIEEDRVGLQMDGQTIQPYTIHSVSAVPGADIPGLNAETELMDWLNGSCSLDESTLQLWAADCLAVPTTQTFNAFDSLNSLLQPTPPSHDHVEASHPAPSHHPSESQPPRPTSRPGSARQSPPHFHSPSRRSDRATPTSQSQTALLHYFHDSLARLVSCTEDASSNAFEAFTKLSNMTAGQGAAGQGLHLSILAWAARHAVNKGLVKYEAASEKFSSQSTTLVDTRMRDLFDGDGNERRSGEVPSHEKDREYMTLLAANLMLMQFKICRGDVWGFDTVVRHLTVLVPFVFRTENDFQAESMHHHFENVLYHDVLGSFILNRAPMIPSSLVSHYCSSNLEALNTLTGASLPLFSTMHRLAALVRQRRERRGKGWSDENLFDALQRATELEKDLTNEKKRLDALVLAKPHVKPHRYLHEAFRTTCLIQLHHDVLCEPPSSLHIHLLVRQSLSLLEAMIDQSLPGLCSAHWVIFLTALCCVAGGQDKAELDDRERVERIYDDILHEYGFLNVERSRKIVHEVWARNQGGQLHMDWLDLLEEYDWEIFVV
- a CDS encoding Hypothetical protein (Similar to TIGR gene model, INSD accession AAW40637.1; CNA00210) is translated as MTDISQYQDNKDHTKHIEGDAESVEDPNRDQYEPAFIRKTVAKLDFTLLPILTLMYLCSSLDKSNLGNAKTLGMIKDIGGDKAGDKYALLNALYYVSYAPFMVPLALLGKRTRMAKLLAICALCWGIAATCFAAVRNFSGAYACRFIIGLGEAGFVPLIQVYLSRFYTRRQLGTRVGIWLAMAPMGGFFNGIIAYGVSFINSRHLESWRILFLIEGGATFLIAVIAFIMLPEDIVRCRWLSQRQKDYLIYERSLSMAPESNGVNWKHVKGAFIRWQQIVPVFINMCQQITGALFSAFLPTFLSENGFEGANAQIATLAPYGSAAVCMIIASIISDRYRNRGWPTQFGWWLSIVAFGIYLGAPYTNRSARIAALVLGETGHYIATPLIVTWTANNAGSESRRAVAVPLAVSCAQAVAVGSGYLFPARDKPVYKMGSAVVLGLSIAGSLFTFLYQGLIWRENRKRDKAEGGPPAPDFIAETNVHADDAPGFRYMP
- a CDS encoding D-3-phosphoglycerate dehydrogenase, putative (Similar to TIGR gene model, INSD accession AAW40638.1), encoding MAISPSINGQNNITNGLTNRHQVDGNNGTSGTHAKPRVFALDPLHSEALTFAEKHFDLVLPGDEGADQWREEAQGLLVRGSYVTAEDLERAASTNGGKLKYISKQGTGVDKIDTVNARKLGIPVMNTPGVNAQAVAELAFGMMLSLARQTPSIDRRIRKGASVTKLDGWKGQMLYGKTLGVIGGGNIGLLVAKMFAGAFSGKIVLYDPYLKSLDTWHAAIPNTSIHKVLEIDELLTTSDIVTIHVPLTPSTENMISASQFKIMKPTAILINTARGGIINEEDLAQALLNEEIFAAGLDAFNSEPPNLARYPDLCASRILELHANLFSRLRASRWFKISSMPLKARWRIGYVKKLLGFSERNPLRASHHGMSNFYPPPRIVTARAFSSVPTTLWSTKTSDWLPDLVQGSGLPPKIFLEGPTTDTQGNLFVTDVPYGRILRCELKSQVWEVLADYEGEASGLALNDEGYLIVADYKNGLMKCDPKTGKVDPILLRRNMERFKGTNDVIVARNGDIYGLGVPLVSHRKTGYAPTERYQPKWTCVKPRGDCEKATCSSAILHFCQYSSLRSMVSL